One Pleuronectes platessa chromosome 9, fPlePla1.1, whole genome shotgun sequence genomic region harbors:
- the tm4sf18 gene encoding transmembrane 4 L6 family member 18, with translation MCCSVGFARTLGLALLPLALCCILANLLLLFPMGDTTYIQQDRLASYIWYFGGLGGGGILMLLPAVVFITLGKCSCCWNESLMMCGSVLAAVIGLVGSGYCFVMSGFALVQGPQCFTSYGWTYPFADQGGRYLLQPETWSRCLQPIHIVEWNVGLLCILLGLAALEFIICLLQLGSGLVNAVCRPCCYKQEYSLNM, from the exons ATGTGTTGCTCCGTGGGCTTCGCCAGGACTCTGGGTCTGGCACTGCTGCCTCTGGCCCTCTGCTGTATCCTtgccaacctgctgctgctgtttcctaTGGGGGACACCACCTACATCCAGCAGGACCGCCTGGCCAGCTACATCTGGTACTTTGGTGGACTAGGAGGTGGAGGAATCCTG atgcTGCTTCCGGCTGTTGTCTTCATCACTCTGGGGAAATGTAGCTGCTGCTGGAATGAGAGTTTAATG ATGTGCGGCTCCGTGCTGGCAGCTGTCATCGGCCTCGTGGGCTCCGGCTACTGTTTCGTCATGTCCGGGTTCGCCCTGGTGCAGGGGCCGCAGTGCTTCACCTCGTACGGGTGGACCTACCCGTTTGCAGACCAGGGGGGCAG GTATCTGCTGCAGCCGGAGACGTGGTCTCGGTGTCTCCAGCCGATACACATCGTGGAGTGGAACGTGGGTCTGTTGTGTATTTTGCTGGGTTTGGCCGCGCTGGAGTTCATCATctgcctcctgcagctcggCAGCGGTCTGGTCAACGCCGTGTGCCGGCCCTGCTGCTACAAGCAGGAGTACAGTCTGAACatgtag
- the LOC128447784 gene encoding glutathione hydrolase-like YwrD proenzyme, protein MDPDLTFCSRRSPVVCLRGCAASSQPLASAAGLDVLKRGGNAADAAVAIAAALAVTEPCSTGPGGDAFCLFFNGNTGEIRGLNGSGRSPRALTLEYLEGRGHTAEAPPSPFDALNVTVPGAPACWCDTVQLFGSHKLSLQEVLSGAVELAEVGFPVAEVTAHHWNKWVATLRDDGKELGGDLLIESNAPKCGQVFRNQALAKTLKELGERGKPAFYQGRVARAIVDVISQHGGVMTLDDLSSHDSEVITPISTEYKGVCLWEPPPNSQGLAALLLLNILENFPLKAMGHNSSDYIHVLVEAVRLALTDALCYLGDPDHVTIPQEALLEKSYSHERAQHIRMDRAMEGLEPGLMTGSDTVYFCVMDREGNACSFVNSNYMGFGTGLIPEDCGFSLQNRGAAFSLRPNHVNCVAGGKRPYHTIMAALLTASATKTQKPQLLAALGVMGALMQTQGHVQVLLNMLEFGMNPQQALDAPRVYVEYDQKTDEWLVHLEEGIDQEVAEELKRRGQKVKWPVTGHRRSQFGRGQIITVGDWWNPSVNQAERPTRVLWAGSDPRGDGCAQGY, encoded by the exons ATGGACCCGGACTTGACCTTCTGCTCTCGTCGGTCTCCGGTGGTGTGTCTGCGCGGCTGTGCGGCGTCAAGTCAGCCGCTGGCTTCCGCTGCAGGACTGG ATGTCCTGAAGCGCGGTGGCAATGCGGCAGATGCTGCAGTGGCCATAGCAGCGGCCCTGGCGGTGACGGAGCCGTGCAGCACCGGTCCAGGTGGAGACGCCTTCTGCCTGTTCTTCAACGGAAACACTGGAGAGATCCGAGGACTTAACGGCAG TGGTCGTTCGCCCCGAGCTCTGACCCTGGAGTACCTGGAAGGCCGCGGTCACACGGCAGAGGCCCCTCCTTCCCCGTTCGATGCGCTGAATGTCACAGTTCCTGGGGCCCCTGCGTGTTGGTGTGACACCGTGCAACTCTTTGGTAGTCACAAG CTGTCCCTTCAGGAGGTGCTGAGCGGAGCGGTGGAGCTGGCAGAGGTGGGGTTTCCTGTGGCCGAGGTAACAGCTCACCACTGGAACAAATGGGTGGCCACTCTGAGAGATGATGGGAAGGAACTGGGTGGGGACCTGCTAATTGAAAGTAATGCACCCAAATGTGGTCAAGTTTTCAGAAACCAAGCCCTGGCCAAGACGCTGAAG GAACTCGGTGAACGGGGGAAACCAGCGTTCTACCAGGGCAGAGTGGCCCGAGCCATCGTTGATGTCATCagccaacatggaggagtcaTGACTCTGGATGATCTCAGCAGCCACGACAGTGAAGTCATCACTCCGATAAGCACAGAGTACAAG GGCGTGTGCCTGTGGGAGCCCCCACCCAACAGTCAGGGACTGgctgccctgctgctgctcaacatCCTGGAGAACTTCCCCCTGAAAG ctaTGGGCCACAACAGCTCCGACTACATCCATGTTTTGGTGGAGGCTGTTCGTCTGGCTCTAACAGATGCTCTGTGTTACCTGGGCGATCCAGACCATGTGACCATCCCTCAGGAAGCCTTACTGGAGAAGAGCTACAGCCATGAGCGAGCGCAGCACATCCGCATGGacag ggCCATGGAGGGATTGGAGCCGGGCCtgatgacaggaagtgacacagtCTATTTCTGTGTGATGGACAGGGAGGGGAATGCCTGCTCATTCGTTAACAGCAACTATATGGGCTTTGGGACTGGGCTCATCCCAGAGGATTGTGGGTTCTCACTACAG AATCGCGGTGCCGCCTTTTCTCTGCGTCCAAACCACGTCAACTGTGTCGCCGGGGGAAAGCGGCCGTACCACACCATAATGGCTGCACTCCTCACTGCCTCTGcaaccaaaacacaaaaaccacaacTCCTGGCTGCACTCGGGGTGATGGGGGCTTTGATGCAAACACAAGGACACGTCCAG GTGTTGCTGAACATGCTGGAGTTCGGCATGAATCCACAACAAGCTCTGGACGCACCGAGAGTCTACGTAGAATATGACCAAAAAA CTGATGAGTGGTTGGTTCATCTGGAGGAGGGGATCGACcaggaagtagctgaggagctGAAAAGAAGAGGCCAGAAAGTCAAGTGGCCAGTCACAG GCCACAGGAGGTCTCAGTTTGGGCGGGGACAGATCATCACAGTGGGGGATTGGTGGAATCCATCTGTCAATCAAGCCGAGCGTCCGACCCGGGTGCTGTGGGCGGGATCAGACCCCCGAGGTGACGGATGTGCTCAGGGATACTAG